In a genomic window of Chryseobacterium sp. G0162:
- a CDS encoding response regulator transcription factor has product MKILIIEDEAELAKSISEYLSVENYLCENAATFSEAMTKIDMFEYDCILLDIMLPDGNGLKILEELKKQNKQDGVIIISAKNALDDKIEGLKLGADDYLTKPFHLSELMARVYSIIRRKQFSSSNVVKQNELQIDLLAKTVAVNDEIISLTKKEFDLLIYFIGNKNKVISKSTLAEHLSGDFADMLDNHDFVYAHVKNLKKKLYDAGCGHYLKTVYGTGYKWEA; this is encoded by the coding sequence ATGAAAATTCTAATTATTGAAGACGAAGCAGAACTCGCCAAGAGTATTTCCGAATATTTATCTGTGGAAAATTATCTCTGTGAAAATGCTGCTACTTTCAGTGAAGCCATGACCAAAATAGATATGTTCGAGTACGACTGTATCTTATTGGATATTATGCTGCCCGATGGAAATGGGCTTAAGATTCTGGAGGAATTAAAGAAGCAAAATAAACAGGACGGTGTTATTATCATATCTGCCAAAAATGCTCTGGATGACAAGATTGAAGGTTTAAAATTGGGCGCGGATGATTATCTTACCAAGCCTTTTCACCTTTCTGAGCTGATGGCAAGAGTCTATTCTATTATTCGTAGAAAACAGTTCAGCAGTTCTAATGTTGTAAAGCAAAATGAACTTCAGATTGACCTTCTGGCAAAAACAGTAGCAGTAAATGATGAAATTATTTCTTTAACCAAAAAAGAATTTGATCTCTTAATCTATTTTATAGGGAATAAGAACAAAGTAATCTCTAAAAGTACTCTTGCAGAACATCTCTCTGGTGATTTTGCCGACATGCTTGATAATCATGATTTTGTATATGCTCATGTAAAAAACCTCAAGAAAAAATTATATGATGCGGGATGTGGGCATTATCTTAAAACGGTCTACGGGACGGGGTATAAGTGGGAAGCTTAA
- a CDS encoding sensor histidine kinase produces the protein MKPLLSKTTKPFIIYVLIVLMISIPVYYFVVDTIWQDELDEHNQIIVEKTAYKFNHLQLSDEKLEQSIDLWNHIQPETDIERITKDQIKKDSVYITEKHLPFISEQKKERYRCLKKVVYIHDKPYLFTVETNIEESHETIGILAMVTVFFFVIILVGILYLNRKFSASIWKPFRSTLNQLKTFNLNSQSKIDFPTSDITEFQELNQSVQKLIERNISVYKTQKEFTENASHELQTPLAIIKNKLDLLLQDQDLTEKQYRIVEDMNKALTRSSRINKNLLLLAKIDNHQFDNSESISFDHILTQSIDILEEHFEQKNIALEKNIASNVKVNGNSSLTEVMINNLIINAIRHTTPNGLISIRLTDSVFEVSNSGTQQLDEELLFKRFSKLSADSNGSGLGLSIIQEICKFHHWIISYRFENGYHIFSVSLSFS, from the coding sequence TTGAAACCTCTACTTAGCAAAACCACCAAACCTTTTATCATCTACGTCCTTATCGTTCTGATGATAAGTATTCCTGTGTATTATTTTGTAGTGGATACCATCTGGCAGGATGAACTGGATGAACATAATCAGATTATTGTAGAGAAAACGGCCTATAAATTCAATCATTTACAGCTTTCCGATGAAAAACTGGAACAGAGTATAGATCTTTGGAATCATATTCAACCTGAAACCGATATTGAGAGAATTACCAAAGATCAAATAAAGAAAGACAGTGTTTATATTACAGAAAAACATCTGCCATTTATCTCTGAGCAAAAAAAAGAACGTTATCGATGCCTGAAAAAGGTAGTATATATTCATGATAAACCTTATCTGTTTACTGTAGAAACCAATATTGAAGAGTCTCATGAAACAATTGGGATCCTTGCAATGGTCACGGTATTCTTCTTTGTAATAATATTGGTAGGAATTCTTTACCTGAACAGAAAGTTCTCCGCATCAATCTGGAAACCTTTCAGAAGTACTCTTAACCAGCTAAAAACCTTTAATCTTAACAGCCAGAGTAAAATAGATTTCCCAACATCTGATATCACAGAATTTCAGGAACTGAATCAATCTGTTCAAAAACTGATAGAACGTAATATCTCTGTCTATAAAACTCAAAAAGAGTTTACGGAAAATGCGTCTCATGAACTACAGACTCCACTTGCCATTATTAAAAACAAGCTGGATCTTTTGCTGCAGGATCAGGATCTTACTGAAAAGCAATACCGCATTGTGGAGGATATGAATAAAGCACTTACCAGAAGTTCCCGTATTAATAAGAACTTATTGTTGCTTGCCAAAATAGACAATCATCAGTTTGATAATTCTGAAAGTATTTCATTTGACCATATCCTAACACAAAGTATTGACATTCTTGAAGAACATTTTGAGCAGAAAAATATAGCTCTGGAGAAAAATATAGCCTCTAATGTTAAGGTAAATGGTAATAGCAGTCTCACTGAGGTTATGATTAATAATCTTATCATCAATGCTATCCGACATACCACTCCTAATGGATTGATCTCAATAAGGTTGACGGATTCTGTCTTTGAAGTTTCCAATTCGGGAACTCAACAACTGGATGAAGAATTATTATTTAAACGGTTTTCAAAATTATCAGCGGATAGTAATGGAAGTGGGCTAGGTTTATCTATCATCCAGGAAATCTGTAAATTTCATCACTGGATCATCAGCTACAGGTTTGAAAACGGCTATCATATTTTTTCTGTCAGTTTATCATTTTCTTAA
- a CDS encoding NAD(P)/FAD-dependent oxidoreductase has translation MKKHVLIVGGGFAGINLIKSLRSDNRFKITLVDKNNYHFFPPLIYQVATSFIEASNISYPFRKLFSNNRNVKFHMGSLIRIKTDEKIIETDTGTLSYDYLVLALGTESNFFGMENVRKHALPMKNIEEALYLRNHILLTLEEAARNKDVKQAEKLQNIVIAGGGPTGVELAGMLAEMGKYIAQKEYPEIKFGLSHLYLVDALPSLLSPMSDMAKETAYKKLTELGVKIILNVAVKDYVDGKVILSDGKTIETETLIWTSGVIGREVAGLPEKSIGKGRRILVDAYNKVDEMENVYALGDICLMLSEEKYPNGHPQLAQVAIQQGKNIAENFKRIEDEKVLKSFQYNDKGSMAIISKYNAVVDLPKHSFKGFIAWLTWLFIHIIPLVGFKNKLQLAFDWFRLFITNNPSIRLILYPKRNTDNGSS, from the coding sequence ATGAAAAAGCATGTTCTAATCGTAGGAGGAGGGTTTGCAGGTATTAATCTTATCAAATCCCTCAGGAGCGACAACAGATTCAAAATTACCCTGGTTGATAAAAATAATTATCACTTCTTTCCACCATTGATTTATCAGGTGGCAACCTCTTTTATAGAAGCCTCCAATATCAGTTATCCTTTCCGGAAACTATTTTCCAATAATAGAAATGTAAAATTTCATATGGGGAGCCTGATCAGGATCAAAACTGACGAAAAAATTATAGAAACAGATACAGGAACTTTGTCTTATGATTATCTTGTTCTGGCTTTAGGTACGGAATCTAATTTCTTCGGAATGGAAAATGTGAGAAAGCATGCTCTTCCAATGAAGAATATAGAAGAGGCGCTCTATCTGAGAAACCATATCTTGTTAACCCTTGAAGAAGCCGCCCGCAATAAGGATGTAAAACAAGCTGAAAAGCTTCAGAATATCGTCATTGCCGGTGGTGGTCCTACAGGTGTTGAACTTGCAGGAATGCTGGCTGAAATGGGAAAATACATTGCCCAGAAAGAATATCCGGAAATAAAATTTGGACTTTCCCATCTCTATTTGGTAGATGCCCTTCCTTCTCTCCTTTCTCCTATGAGCGATATGGCCAAGGAAACTGCTTATAAAAAGCTCACAGAGCTGGGAGTGAAAATTATTCTGAATGTAGCTGTGAAGGATTATGTAGATGGTAAAGTTATTTTAAGTGATGGTAAAACAATTGAAACAGAAACCCTGATTTGGACATCCGGAGTAATCGGTCGTGAAGTTGCTGGATTGCCCGAAAAAAGTATTGGTAAAGGAAGACGAATATTGGTAGATGCTTACAATAAAGTAGATGAAATGGAAAATGTCTATGCATTAGGAGATATTTGCCTTATGCTTTCTGAAGAAAAATATCCTAACGGGCACCCTCAGCTTGCTCAGGTAGCCATCCAGCAGGGGAAAAATATTGCAGAAAACTTTAAGAGGATAGAAGATGAAAAAGTATTGAAGTCTTTCCAATATAATGATAAAGGAAGTATGGCTATTATTTCGAAATATAATGCTGTAGTGGATCTTCCGAAGCATTCTTTCAAAGGATTTATAGCTTGGCTTACCTGGCTTTTTATCCATAT
- a CDS encoding aldo/keto reductase produces MKTPLLTDKHRLGIGGVAIGTAFENITDEEAHNILQTAWNSGIRYYDTSPWYGLTKSERRFGDFLKNQDHNEFIFSTKVGRLFHQVPESEVPPTMWKNPLNFDFEHNYTADAVKKSIEESLQRTGLSHIDIVYIHDLSEDQVGDRYPYFLKQAREGAFKTLSELRDQGVIKAWGMGVNKIEPILDCIESADPDICLSATQYSILEHEDAVDRLLPAVKKAGVKLVSGAGYNSGYITGRERYNYTDVIPKGMEQKRARIMAIAEKYKINIVDAALHFVLASEDFVSIIPGASKPAQVQSNLEALHTQIPLGFWQELKAEGLIYEKAEVPQ; encoded by the coding sequence ATGAAAACGCCGCTTTTAACAGACAAACACAGGTTAGGAATAGGAGGAGTTGCTATAGGTACTGCTTTTGAAAATATAACGGATGAAGAAGCTCATAATATTCTTCAAACTGCCTGGAATTCAGGAATTAGATATTATGATACCTCTCCCTGGTATGGGCTCACCAAAAGTGAAAGAAGATTTGGAGATTTTCTTAAAAATCAGGATCATAATGAATTTATATTTTCCACAAAAGTAGGAAGACTCTTTCATCAGGTTCCTGAATCTGAGGTACCGCCTACCATGTGGAAAAATCCTCTGAACTTTGATTTCGAACATAATTATACTGCAGATGCTGTAAAAAAATCTATTGAAGAGAGTCTGCAAAGAACCGGATTAAGCCATATCGATATTGTTTACATTCATGACCTGTCTGAAGATCAGGTAGGTGACCGCTATCCTTATTTCTTGAAGCAGGCTAGAGAAGGAGCTTTTAAAACTCTTTCCGAATTGAGGGATCAGGGAGTTATCAAAGCATGGGGAATGGGAGTCAATAAAATTGAGCCTATTCTAGACTGTATTGAATCTGCAGACCCTGATATTTGCCTTTCTGCTACCCAATACTCTATATTGGAACATGAAGATGCAGTGGACAGACTTCTTCCGGCAGTAAAAAAAGCAGGAGTAAAACTGGTTTCTGGAGCAGGATACAATTCCGGATATATTACAGGACGTGAACGGTATAATTATACAGATGTGATTCCAAAAGGTATGGAACAAAAACGGGCAAGAATAATGGCCATTGCAGAGAAATATAAAATCAATATTGTTGATGCAGCTCTTCATTTTGTACTTGCTTCAGAAGATTTTGTTTCTATTATTCCCGGTGCCAGTAAACCTGCACAGGTACAGAGTAATCTGGAAGCACTGCACACTCAGATTCCTCTTGGTTTTTGGCAAGAATTGAAAGCAGAAGGATTGATTTATGAAAAAGCAGAGGTTCCTCAATAG
- a CDS encoding sulfite exporter TauE/SafE family protein codes for MILKIALLFAGTILAFWISAICGGGASLILIPILNLLLPTSLVPFSLTIGTFTSSASRIAVFKQHINWKIFLWFVPFSIPAVLLGAYLIKYVNPNYLQLIVAFFLIANVPQLFASKNKTEETGKEYPKSALALIGFSAGFISGITGAVGLLFNRFYLKFGLKKEEIVATRAANEIFLHLIKLIIYISLGLYSNMALWLGIAIAVAAIVSSYTVKYILPHLSENLFKKIGYGAMVISGITLFTSTSGKIVQQDQIEINSSSTANKNVYTMSWRNTRVVMEYKAQGGIEIEKSVQPDELSGHLKEQYHTLMEHYDEVHVEKVYVLGKKTSHEFYCYKDNVLTKYKA; via the coding sequence ATGATTTTAAAAATTGCCCTTTTATTCGCAGGAACCATTCTTGCATTCTGGATCAGCGCTATCTGTGGAGGCGGTGCAAGTCTCATTCTGATTCCGATCCTGAATCTTTTGCTTCCTACCTCGTTAGTTCCTTTTTCTTTAACAATCGGAACGTTTACCAGTTCAGCTTCTCGTATTGCAGTATTTAAGCAGCATATCAACTGGAAAATATTTTTATGGTTTGTTCCATTTTCTATTCCGGCAGTGCTGTTGGGTGCTTATTTGATTAAATATGTAAACCCTAATTATCTGCAGTTAATCGTAGCATTCTTCCTGATTGCCAATGTGCCCCAACTCTTTGCTTCTAAAAACAAAACTGAGGAAACTGGAAAAGAATATCCAAAATCGGCATTGGCACTTATTGGTTTTTCTGCAGGTTTCATTTCGGGAATCACAGGCGCTGTAGGATTGCTTTTTAACCGTTTTTATCTAAAGTTCGGACTTAAAAAAGAAGAAATTGTAGCCACCCGTGCCGCCAATGAAATTTTTCTTCACCTTATTAAGCTTATCATTTATATTTCATTAGGATTATATTCTAATATGGCTCTATGGCTGGGAATTGCCATTGCAGTAGCTGCTATTGTTTCTTCTTATACCGTGAAATATATTCTGCCTCACCTTAGTGAAAACTTGTTTAAAAAGATAGGATACGGTGCCATGGTAATTTCTGGAATTACTTTATTTACAAGCACATCGGGAAAAATTGTTCAGCAGGATCAAATTGAGATCAACTCTTCATCTACAGCAAATAAAAATGTTTACACCATGTCCTGGAGAAACACGCGTGTGGTTATGGAATATAAAGCTCAAGGAGGAATAGAAATAGAAAAGAGTGTGCAACCTGACGAATTGTCCGGACATCTGAAAGAACAGTATCATACACTCATGGAACATTATGATGAAGTTCATGTTGAGAAAGTATATGTATTAGGAAAAAAGACCTCTCATGAATTTTATTGTTATAAAGACAATGTGCTTACAAAGTATAAGGCTTAA